In one Chitinophaga sancti genomic region, the following are encoded:
- the purL gene encoding phosphoribosylformylglycinamidine synthase subunit PurL → MQTSVETPDKFSQTTVETAEQLGLTADEFERIKNILGRTPNFTELSMYSVMWSEHCSYKNSIVWLKTLPREGERLLVKAGEENAGLVDIGDGYACVFKIESHNHPSAIEPFQGAATGVGGIHRDIFTMGARPIAALNSLRFGNLNDKKTQHLVKGIVHGIGHYGNCFGVPTVAGETYFEDCYGTNPLVNAMSVGVVKVGQTVSAISYGAGNPVFIVGSATGKDGIGGASFASANITEDSVEDLPSVQVGDPFQEKKLLEACLEIIPTGALVGMQDMGAAGITCSTAEMSAKGEHGMIIHLDKVPTRQQNMKAWEMLLSESQERMLIVLHKGQEAKVLEIFEKWDLHCVQIGEVTTDKSLKFYMNDVLEADIPAESLVLGGGAPQYHRAYTEPVYFEKIKAFNIQNIPDTLHAQFAAERLVKLPNIASKRWIYTQYDSMVGAANASTNAPGDAAIVTVKGTKKVLALTTDCNSRFVYADPHIGGQIAVAEAARNIVCSGGEPVAITNCLNFGNPYDPEVYYQFVHAIKGMGEACRKFNTPVTGGNVSFYNQSPDGAVYPTPTIGMLGILDSIEDRMTLNFKEAGHLVYLLGRSRNDISSSEYLHKLIGIEFSPAPHFNLEEEAQLQTAISKLNKAGLIQSAHDVSEGGLFITLLESAMSGGLGFDVHTNANFRKDAFLFGESQSRAVVSVRPEDKEKFEALLHGLVDASEYSIRYEKIGIVKGEHIVVDGDDWGKVSQWKQQYDSVIENHLA, encoded by the coding sequence ATGCAAACTTCCGTAGAAACTCCAGATAAATTTTCCCAGACAACTGTTGAAACAGCCGAACAGCTGGGGCTTACAGCAGACGAATTTGAGCGCATAAAAAACATCCTTGGCCGTACACCAAATTTCACCGAACTGAGTATGTATTCTGTAATGTGGAGCGAACATTGCAGTTATAAAAACTCTATTGTTTGGTTAAAAACCTTGCCCCGCGAAGGGGAACGCCTGCTGGTAAAAGCAGGTGAGGAAAATGCCGGCCTGGTGGATATTGGTGATGGTTATGCCTGTGTATTCAAAATTGAATCACATAACCACCCCTCCGCAATCGAACCATTCCAGGGTGCTGCTACCGGTGTAGGTGGTATTCACCGTGATATCTTCACCATGGGGGCCCGCCCAATTGCTGCTTTAAACTCCCTGCGTTTCGGCAACCTGAATGATAAGAAAACACAGCATCTGGTTAAAGGTATTGTGCATGGTATCGGTCATTATGGCAACTGCTTCGGTGTGCCTACAGTGGCAGGTGAGACTTACTTCGAAGATTGCTATGGTACTAATCCACTCGTAAATGCGATGAGTGTGGGTGTGGTGAAGGTAGGCCAGACAGTATCTGCCATTTCTTATGGTGCTGGTAATCCTGTATTCATCGTAGGTTCTGCCACGGGTAAGGATGGTATAGGTGGTGCATCTTTCGCAAGTGCAAATATCACTGAAGATAGCGTGGAAGATCTGCCCTCCGTACAGGTAGGGGATCCATTCCAGGAAAAGAAACTGCTGGAAGCATGCCTGGAGATCATCCCAACCGGTGCACTGGTAGGTATGCAGGATATGGGTGCAGCTGGTATCACCTGTTCTACCGCCGAAATGAGTGCAAAGGGAGAACATGGTATGATTATCCACCTGGATAAGGTGCCTACCCGGCAGCAGAACATGAAAGCATGGGAAATGCTGCTGAGCGAAAGCCAGGAAAGAATGCTGATCGTATTGCACAAAGGCCAGGAGGCCAAAGTGCTGGAGATATTTGAGAAATGGGACCTGCATTGCGTGCAGATTGGTGAAGTAACTACCGACAAGTCACTTAAGTTCTACATGAACGATGTACTGGAAGCAGATATCCCTGCTGAAAGCCTGGTGCTGGGTGGTGGTGCTCCTCAATATCACCGCGCTTATACAGAGCCTGTTTATTTCGAAAAAATCAAAGCTTTCAATATCCAGAACATTCCGGATACCCTACATGCACAGTTTGCAGCAGAAAGGTTGGTAAAGCTGCCTAACATTGCCAGCAAACGCTGGATTTATACCCAGTATGACAGCATGGTAGGTGCCGCTAATGCCAGCACCAATGCACCAGGTGATGCTGCTATCGTAACCGTAAAGGGAACGAAGAAAGTACTGGCCTTAACAACTGATTGTAACAGCCGTTTTGTGTATGCTGACCCTCATATCGGTGGTCAGATCGCTGTAGCCGAAGCTGCCCGCAACATCGTATGTAGCGGTGGTGAGCCTGTAGCTATCACAAACTGTCTGAACTTCGGTAACCCTTACGATCCAGAAGTATACTACCAGTTCGTACACGCTATTAAAGGAATGGGCGAAGCCTGCCGTAAATTCAATACCCCTGTTACAGGCGGTAATGTAAGCTTCTACAACCAGTCTCCAGATGGTGCTGTATACCCTACCCCTACCATTGGTATGCTGGGGATCCTGGATAGCATCGAAGACCGCATGACCCTCAACTTCAAAGAAGCTGGTCACCTGGTTTACCTGCTGGGCCGTAGCCGTAACGATATCAGCAGTTCCGAATACCTGCACAAGCTGATCGGCATCGAATTCAGCCCTGCACCTCACTTCAACCTGGAAGAAGAAGCACAGCTGCAAACAGCTATCTCCAAACTGAATAAAGCGGGGCTGATTCAGTCCGCACATGATGTGAGCGAAGGTGGCCTGTTCATTACCCTGCTGGAAAGCGCTATGAGCGGCGGATTAGGCTTTGATGTTCACACGAACGCTAACTTCCGTAAGGATGCCTTCCTCTTTGGCGAAAGCCAGAGCCGCGCAGTAGTATCCGTAAGACCTGAGGATAAAGAGAAATTCGAAGCATTGCTCCATGGATTGGTTGATGCAAGCGAATACTCAATCAGGTACGAAAAGATCGGTATCGTGAAAGGAGAACATATTGTTGTAGATGGTGATGACTGGGGTAAAGTGAGTCAGTGGAAACAACAGTATGACTCAGTTATCGAAAACCATTTAGCCTAA
- a CDS encoding aminotransferase class I/II-fold pyridoxal phosphate-dependent enzyme, protein MDIFEKLLKHMGPIGEHSDRAHGYFAFPKLEGEIGPRMKFRGNEKIVWSLNNYLGLANHPEVRATDAKAAADFGLAMPMGARMMSGNTNYHEKLEKELSDFMGKEDTSLLNYGYQGIMSAIDAICGRRDVIVYDAECHASIIDGLRLHQGHRYVFKHNDIEDLEKQLKRAEDLIKGTSGGILVITEGVFGMAGDQGKLKEIAALKDKYEFRFLVDDAHGFGTMGKTGAGTGEEQGVQDKIDLLFNTFAKSGASIGAFISGEKQIINFLRYNMRSQIFAKSVPLPLVIGHLKRVELMREHPEMKAKLWANVNKLQSGLKERGFNIGSTNSPVTPIYLQGDIPEATAMCLDLRENYNVFCSIVVYPVIPKGQIIYRLIPTAAHNDEDIELTLKAFSETKEKLDKKVYNVAEIPMI, encoded by the coding sequence ATGGATATATTCGAGAAACTGCTGAAACACATGGGCCCTATCGGGGAGCACTCAGACAGAGCCCACGGTTATTTCGCGTTCCCTAAGCTGGAAGGCGAAATTGGTCCCCGTATGAAGTTCCGGGGCAATGAGAAAATCGTTTGGAGCCTCAACAACTACCTCGGTCTGGCAAACCATCCTGAGGTGCGTGCTACAGATGCCAAAGCAGCAGCGGATTTCGGTCTTGCCATGCCAATGGGGGCCCGTATGATGAGTGGTAACACCAACTACCACGAGAAGCTGGAAAAAGAATTATCCGATTTCATGGGCAAGGAAGACACATCGCTCCTTAACTATGGTTACCAGGGTATCATGAGTGCCATAGATGCTATATGCGGTCGTCGTGACGTGATCGTATATGATGCAGAGTGCCACGCCAGTATCATCGACGGTCTGCGTTTACACCAGGGTCACCGTTATGTGTTCAAGCACAATGACATCGAAGACCTGGAAAAACAACTGAAACGTGCTGAAGACCTGATCAAAGGAACCTCCGGTGGTATCCTCGTGATCACTGAAGGTGTATTCGGTATGGCAGGTGACCAGGGTAAACTGAAGGAAATCGCTGCCCTGAAAGACAAGTATGAGTTCCGCTTTTTGGTAGATGATGCACATGGTTTCGGTACAATGGGTAAAACCGGTGCCGGTACTGGTGAAGAACAGGGTGTTCAGGACAAAATTGACCTGCTGTTCAATACTTTCGCTAAATCCGGTGCTTCTATCGGTGCTTTCATCAGCGGCGAAAAGCAGATCATCAATTTCCTGCGTTACAACATGCGCTCCCAGATCTTTGCTAAATCAGTTCCATTACCACTGGTGATCGGTCACCTGAAACGCGTAGAACTGATGCGCGAGCATCCTGAAATGAAGGCTAAGCTGTGGGCGAATGTAAATAAATTACAGTCCGGCCTGAAAGAGCGTGGCTTCAACATCGGTAGCACGAACTCACCGGTTACGCCAATCTACCTGCAGGGTGATATTCCGGAAGCAACTGCTATGTGCCTGGACCTGCGTGAGAACTACAATGTATTCTGCTCTATCGTAGTATACCCTGTAATTCCTAAAGGCCAGATCATCTACCGCCTGATCCCTACTGCAGCTCATAATGATGAAGATATCGAGCTGACACTGAAGGCGTTCAGCGAAACGAAAGAAAAGCTGGATAAGAAGGTGTATAATGTAGCTGAAATACCAATGATATAA
- the pafA gene encoding alkaline phosphatase PafA: MYKRIPGPKILTIALVTVNSVFFNQVSGQKATSPKPGQTTIWDKPAAPLSGRPKLVVGIVVDQMRWDYLYRFNNRYSDGGFKRMLREGFSCENTLINYTPTVTAAGHTCVYTGSVPAVHGIVGNEWFSPTLNREVYCAEDSTVTTVGSTSNAGKMSPENMQVTTIGDELRLASNFKSKVVGVAIKDRGSILPAGHSATAAYWYDGSTGNWITSSYYMNRLPDWVENYNREKWPAQYLAQPWNTLFPIETYTQSAADNKAYEGATPVFPHDLSANANKGISGTPYGNTMTLAFAQKTVNAYRLGNSGVTDMLTVSLSSTDYVGHQFGPNSVEAEDTYLRLDKDLAAFFKFLDATVGKGQYLVFLTADHGVAHVPGFSRENKLPGGSWSVDPDIKQINALVKERFGVEKAVIGASNYQLYLDHEGIEKAGKSVKEIAELAAKELLKDTALANAFPLSDLMTTILPAALRNMLINGYNAKRSGDVQYIVRPGYIEGGKTGTTHGLWYPYDAHIPLVWMGWGIHPGKSNQLTGMTDIAPTIAAMLRIQMPSGNVGLAIDAITH; this comes from the coding sequence ATGTATAAAAGAATTCCTGGCCCGAAGATTTTAACGATAGCATTGGTTACGGTTAATAGTGTCTTTTTTAATCAGGTAAGTGGTCAAAAAGCCACTTCCCCTAAACCTGGCCAGACCACCATCTGGGATAAACCAGCCGCGCCGCTATCAGGCCGCCCCAAACTCGTGGTTGGCATTGTGGTAGACCAAATGCGCTGGGACTACCTGTATCGCTTTAACAACCGCTATAGTGATGGTGGCTTTAAACGGATGTTGCGGGAAGGATTCTCCTGCGAAAATACATTAATTAATTATACTCCAACAGTTACGGCCGCTGGTCATACCTGCGTTTATACCGGATCTGTACCCGCAGTGCATGGTATTGTGGGCAATGAATGGTTTAGCCCGACCCTGAACAGAGAAGTGTATTGCGCAGAAGATAGCACTGTGACAACAGTAGGCAGTACTTCCAACGCAGGAAAAATGAGCCCTGAAAATATGCAGGTAACGACGATCGGCGATGAATTGCGCCTGGCATCTAATTTCAAAAGTAAAGTGGTAGGGGTAGCGATTAAGGACAGGGGATCTATTCTGCCCGCAGGTCATAGCGCTACCGCCGCTTACTGGTATGACGGCAGTACTGGTAACTGGATCACCAGTTCTTATTACATGAACCGCCTGCCTGACTGGGTAGAAAACTATAACCGTGAGAAATGGCCGGCGCAATACCTGGCCCAGCCCTGGAATACCCTGTTCCCGATCGAAACCTATACACAGAGTGCTGCGGATAATAAAGCCTATGAAGGCGCAACACCAGTCTTCCCGCATGATTTGAGTGCAAATGCAAATAAAGGCATCTCCGGTACCCCCTATGGTAATACCATGACCCTGGCTTTTGCACAGAAAACAGTGAATGCTTACCGTTTAGGAAATAGTGGGGTAACGGATATGCTCACTGTGAGCCTTTCCTCTACTGACTATGTAGGGCATCAATTTGGGCCTAATTCCGTAGAAGCAGAAGATACTTACCTGCGACTGGACAAGGACCTTGCTGCCTTCTTTAAATTCCTGGATGCTACTGTTGGTAAAGGGCAGTATCTCGTATTCCTGACTGCCGACCATGGAGTAGCACATGTACCAGGATTTTCAAGAGAAAATAAATTACCGGGTGGTAGCTGGAGCGTAGACCCGGATATTAAGCAGATCAATGCTTTGGTGAAGGAACGTTTTGGTGTGGAAAAAGCCGTAATTGGTGCCAGCAATTACCAGCTTTACCTGGATCATGAGGGCATTGAAAAAGCAGGTAAATCTGTAAAGGAAATTGCGGAACTGGCAGCAAAGGAACTGTTGAAAGATACGGCATTGGCAAATGCATTCCCGCTGTCAGACCTGATGACGACTATATTACCTGCGGCACTGAGAAATATGCTGATCAACGGGTATAATGCAAAGAGAAGCGGGGATGTGCAGTACATTGTTCGTCCGGGTTATATCGAAGGTGGAAAAACAGGTACTACCCATGGTTTATGGTATCCTTATGATGCCCATATTCCTTTGGTATGGATGGGATGGGGAATTCATCCCGGCAAAAGCAATCAACTTACTGGTATGACGGATATTGCGCCCACCATTGCAGCTATGTTGAGGATACAGATGCCAAGTGGAAATGTGGGCCTGGCGATAGACGCGATCACGCATTAA